In the genome of Populus alba chromosome 11, ASM523922v2, whole genome shotgun sequence, one region contains:
- the LOC118040785 gene encoding gamma-soluble NSF attachment protein — MPASDPEKLIAKADKLTKLSLTRWSADWRNATLLYEEAANLFRVAKKNEKAKEAFEKASKGQEMLSSPWDAAKDMESAAALAKELGNWNEVSDFYRRASELYMECGRPQPASDALAKAACALEDTIPDAAVQLYNDASTILEEDGKEQMAFDLYRAASSVYIKLEKYSDAAASLLQLGLAADKCNATNSQCKAYLGAIIVYLYAHDFKQAEKCYNDCSQVDAFLRSDQNRCASKLLSAYTEGDIEEIKRLAQSNTVSNLDHVVIKLARKLPTGDVSVLKTDAAKEEEEPLDENDLT, encoded by the exons ATGCCCGCTTCCGATCCCGAAAAGCTAATTGCCAAGGCTGATAAACT gaCTAAACTCAGTCTTACAAGATGGAGTGCTGATTGGAGAAATGCCACTCTTTTGTATGAAGAAGCTG CTAATTTGTTTAGGGttgcaaagaaaaatgaaaaagcaAAAGAAGCATTTGAGAAGGCTTCCAAAGGACAAGAGATGCTTTCTTC ACCTTGGGATGCTGCTAAAGATATGGAGTCTGCTGCTGCTCTAGCAAAGGAGCTAGGCAACTGGAATGAAGTCTCTGACTTTTATAGAAGAGCATCTGAGCTGTACATGGAGTGTGGGAGACCACAGCCGGCATCAGATGCTCTAGCTAAGGCTGCTTG TGCACTGGAAGATACTATACCTGACGCTGCTGTTCAGCTGTACAATGATGCTTCCACTATtcttgaagaagatggcaaagAACAGATGGCCTTTGATCTATACCGTGCTGCCTCTAGTGTGTATATAAAGCTTGAGAA GTATAGTGATGCTGCAGCTTCTTTATTGCAATTGGGTCTAGCAGCAGATAAATGCAATGCCACCAATAGCCAGTGCAAG gcATATCTTGGTGCAATTATTGTGTACCTTTACGCTCATGACTTCAAGCAAGCAGAAAAGTGCTACAATGATTGCTCACA ggtTGATGCTTTTCTGAGAAGTGACCAGAACCGCTGTGCTAGTAAACTGCTTTCAGCTTACACAGAAGGTGATATTGAAGAAATCAAACGGCTGGCTCAGTCCAACACTGTTTCAAATCTTGACCATGTG GTAATCAAGCTAGCAAGAAAGCTACCAACTGGTGATGTTAGTGTTTTGAAGACCGATGCTGCCAAAGAGGAGGAAGAGCCATTGGATGAGAATGACCTCACATAG
- the LOC118040786 gene encoding subtilisin-like protease SBT2.2, translating to MEGIYLVHLMVMVLSLGLLAGALCQVDDGSDNETTAVYIITLKQAPASHYYGKLRKNTNVFKHGVPRNPNQFHNRRDNSRSNWSSSSYVARVHDSLLRRVLRGEKYLKLYSYHYLINGFAVLVTPEQASKLSRRREVANVALDFSVRTATTHTPQFLGLPQGAWVKAGGYETAGEGIVIGFVDTGIDPTHPSFADDISLNSYPVPSHFSGVCEVTRDFPSGSCNRKLIGARHFAASAITRGIFNSSQDYASPFDGDGHGTHTASVAAGNHGIPVIVAGHCFGNASGMAPRAHVSVYKALYKSFGGFAADVVAAIDQAAQDGVDVLSLSITPNRRPPGIATFFNPIDMALLSAVKAGVFTVQAAGNTGPSPKSMSSFSPWIFTVGAASHDRVYSNSIILGNNVTIHGVGLAPGTDEDTMLTLVSALHAVNNETTVTTDMYVGECQDSSNFNQDFIEGNLLICSYSIRFVLGLSTIKQAVETAKNLSAAGVVFYMDPFVIGFQLNPIPMSVPGIIIPSPDDSKVLLQYYNSSLERNGTTKQITKFGAVASILGGLKANYSNSAPKVMYYSARGPDPEDSFLDDADILKPNLVAPGNSIWAAWSSLGTDSVEFQGENFAMMSGTSMAAPHIAGLAALIKQKFPSFSASAIASALSSTASLYDNNGGPIMAQRAYANPDLNQSPATPFDMGSGFVNATAALDPGLIFDSSYDDYMSFLCGINGSSPVVLNYTGQNCLSYNSTINGTDLNLPSITIAKLYQSRTVQRSVTNIAGNETYKVGWSAPYGVTVKVVPARFSIASGERQVLSVFFDAIMNSSIASHGRIGLFGDQGHVLNIPLSVIVKVTYNTTTNG from the exons ATGGAAGGTATCTACTTGGTGCATTTAATGGTAATGGTGCTTAGTCTGGGGTTGTTAGCAGGCGCTTTGTGTCAGGTTGATGATGGTTCAGACAATGAAACAACAGCTGTTTACATTATTACTCTTAAACAAGCTCCTGCTTCTCATTACTATGGAAAGCTTAGAAAGAATACTAATGTTTTCAAGCATGGTGTTCCTAGAAATCCAAATCAATTTCACAATCGAAG GGATAATTCGAGATCCAACTGGAGTTCTAGTTCATATGTTGCTCGAGTTCATGATTCATTATTGAGGAGGGTGTTGAGAGGGGAGAAGTATCTCAAGCTGTACAGCTATCACTACTTGATTAATGGGTTTGCTGTTCTTGTTACCCCGGAACAG GCCTCTAAGCTTTCGAGGAGGAGAGAAGTGGCAAATGTGGCTTTGGATTTCTCTGTTAGAACTGCAACCACACACACTCCACAGTTCCTGGGCCTGCCACAAGGGGCTTGGGTCAAAGCAGGTGGATATGAAACTGCCGGTGAAGGAATTGTGATTGGCTTTGTTGATACTGGCATCGATCCAACTCACCCCAGCTTCGCTGATGACATATCTTTGAACTCATATCCAGTCCCTAGCCATTTTTCAGGCGTTTGTGAGGTTACTCGAGATTTCCCTTCTGGTTCCTGCAATAGGAAGCTCATTGGGGCACGCCATTTTGCAGCATCTGCTATCACCAGGGGAATTTTCAATTCAAGTCAGGACTATGCTTCTCCATTTGATGGTGATGGTCATGGAAC GCATACTGCCTCTGTTGCTGCAGGAAACCATGGGATTCCAGTGATAGTTGCTGGACATTGTTTTGGGAATGCCAGTGGGATGGCTCCTCGTGCACA TGTTTCTGTTTACAAGGCATTGTATAAGAGTTTTGGAGGCTTTGCTGCTGATGTTGTTGCTGCTATAGATCAG GCAGCTCAGGATGGGGTTGATGTTTTAAGTTTATCTATCACTCCCAACAGGCGTCCTCCCGGTATTGCAACATTCTTTAATCCCATAGACATGGCGTTGCTCTCAGCTGTGAAGGCTGGTGTTTTTACTGTGCAAGCTGCCGGCAATACTGGGCCATCACCCAAGAGCATGTCTTCCTTCAGTCCATGGATCTTCACTGTTGGTGCGGCTTCTCATGACAGAGTTTATAGTAACTCTATAATACTTGGCAACAATGTAACCATTCATGGAGTTGGACTTGCAC CGGGAACAGATGAAGACACCATGTTGACCCTTGTTTCTGCACTTCATGCCGTGAACAATGAGACAACAGTTACTACTGATATGTATGTGGGTGAATGTCAAGATTCCAGTAACTTCAATCAGGATTTTATCGAAGGAAACCTCTTGATCTGTAGTTATTCAATTCGATTTGTGCTTGGACTTTCCACAATCAAACAAGCTGTAGAAACAGCCAAAAACCTCAGTGCAGCTGGGGTGGTGTTCTACATGGATCCTTTTGTAATTGGTTTTCAGCTTAATCCAATTCCAATGAGTGTGCCTGGGATCATAATTCCATCCCCTGATGATTCCAAG GTTTTACTCCAATACTACAATTCTTCTTTGGAGAGGAACGGGACTACAAAGCAAATCACTAAATTTGGTGCTGTTGCAAGTATTTTAGGTGGACTTAAAGCTAACTACTCCAATTCTGCTCCCAAAGTCATGTACTATTCTGCAAGAGGACCGGATCCAGAAGATAGTTTTCTTGATGATGCTGACATTTTGAAACCCAACTTGGTAGCTCCTGGAAATTCAATATGGGCTGCATGGAGTTCACTTGGCACAGACTCAGTTGAATTTCAAG GTGAGAACTTTGCAATGATGTCTGGGACGAGTATGGCTGCTCCTCATATTGCTGGGCTTGCTGCACTGATCAAGCAAAAATTCCCCAGTTTCAGTGCTTCAGCAATTGCCTCTGCGCTTTCCTCAACTGCTTCTTTATATGACAATAATGGTGGGCCAATAATGGCTCAGCGTGCTTATGCCAACCCGGATCTAAATCAGTCTCCAGCCACGCCATTCGACATGGGAAGTGGTTTTGTGAATGCAACTGCTGCTCTTGATCCGGGTTTGATTTTTGATTCCA GTTATGATGACTATATGTCATTTCTTTGTGGCATTAACGGATCTAGTCCTGTGGTCCTGAACTACACAGGACAAAATTGTTTGTCTTATAACTCAACCATCAATGGCACTGACCTGAATCTTCCCTCCATCACAATCGCTAAACTATATCAGTCTAGAACGGTCCAAAGATCCGTGACTAACATTGCTGGTAATGAAACGTATAAAGTTGGCTGGAGTGCTCCTTATGGAGTGACTGTAAAGGTGGTTCCGGCCCGCTTCTCTATTGCCAGTGGGGAAAGGCAAGTCTTGAGTGTGTTCTTTGACGCAATAATGAATAGTTCTATTGCTAGCCATGGAAGGATAGGACTGTTTGGAGATCAGGGTCATGTTCTCAACATTCCATTGTCTGTCATTGTCAAAGTCACATATAATACCACAACAAACGGCTGA
- the LOC118040787 gene encoding probable ribose-5-phosphate isomerase 4, chloroplastic isoform X1, producing MASLATSTLVYSTPVRIKTSSKPRSSSRTCKKTVPFLVTRADSSSPLLHAAKHTVDKHIQSGMVVGLGSGQASGMAIQYLGRLLRTGALKDIVGVPMSVTSASEAAKAGIPLDVYQDSSQIDFAFDDADIIEEETLVAIIGRRRSHSDESIIQEKSILKAANKLVFMITENQYMGGPEGSIPVLVQALNWMETAEEIDDLFLGDAEVWRRSSIGQAGPTGGDFPFITREGHNVLDVIFTSPIQSLAEVAEGLDKVDGVVDHGVISKFPCAAVIAAESGGLNIVDRLSPSVGYDSS from the exons ATGGCATCACTAGCAACATCAACACTCGTGTACTCTACTCCTGTTAGAATCAAAACTAGTTCAAAGCCAAGGTCAAGTTCAAGAACTTGCAAGAAAACAGTCCCTTTCCTTGTTACTAGAGCAGACAGTTCTTCTCCTCTCCTCCATGCAGCTAAGCACACC GTTGATAAACACATACAAAGTGGCATGGTTGTTGGTTTAGGGTCTGGACAGGCTTCTGGTATGGCTATACAGTATCTGGGTCGGCTACTCCGAACCGGGGCTTTAAAAGATATAGTTGGAGTACCCAT GTCTGTAACAAGTGCAAGTGAAGCAGCAAAGGCTGGCATCCCATTGGACGTATACCAAGATAGTTCTCAA ATTGATTTTGCATTTGATGATGCTGATATTATAGAAGAAGAAACACTTGTTGCAATCATTGGACGTCGGAGATCACACAGCGACGAGTCCATCATTCAAGAGAAG TCAATACTCAAAGCAGCCAATAAGCTTGTATTCATGATTACAGAAAACCAGTACATGGGAGGTCCTGAAGGTTCTATTCCAGTTTTGGTTCAAGCT CTCAACTGGATGGAAACTGCTGAAGAGATTGATGACCTGTTTTTAGGTGATGCAGAG GTATGGAGGAGATCATCGATAGGACAAGCTGGTCCAACAGGGGGCGATTTCCCTTTCATTACAAGAGAAGGTCACAACGTTCTTGATGTCATCTTCACATCTCCAATACAAAGCCTTG CTGAAGTAGCTGAAGGTCTTGATAAAGTTGATGGCGTTGTTGATCATGGAGTTATTTCCAAGTTCCC ATGCGCTGCTGTGATTGCTGCTGAAAGTGGAGGTCTGAACATTGTTGATAGATTGTCTCCTAGTGTGGGCTATGATTCTTCTTGA
- the LOC118040787 gene encoding probable ribose-5-phosphate isomerase 4, chloroplastic isoform X2, whose protein sequence is MASLATSTLVYSTPVRIKTSSKPRSSSRTCKKTVPFLVTRADSSSPLLHAAKHTVDKHIQSGMVVGLGSGQASGMAIQYLGRLLRTGALKDIVGVPMSVTSASEAAKAGIPLDVYQDSSQIDFAFDDADIIEEETLVAIIGRRRSHSDESIIQEKSILKAANKLVFMITENQYMGGPEGSIPVLVQALNWMETAEEIDDLFLGDAEVWRRSSIGQAGPTGGDFPFITREGHNVLDVIFTSPIQSLDALL, encoded by the exons ATGGCATCACTAGCAACATCAACACTCGTGTACTCTACTCCTGTTAGAATCAAAACTAGTTCAAAGCCAAGGTCAAGTTCAAGAACTTGCAAGAAAACAGTCCCTTTCCTTGTTACTAGAGCAGACAGTTCTTCTCCTCTCCTCCATGCAGCTAAGCACACC GTTGATAAACACATACAAAGTGGCATGGTTGTTGGTTTAGGGTCTGGACAGGCTTCTGGTATGGCTATACAGTATCTGGGTCGGCTACTCCGAACCGGGGCTTTAAAAGATATAGTTGGAGTACCCAT GTCTGTAACAAGTGCAAGTGAAGCAGCAAAGGCTGGCATCCCATTGGACGTATACCAAGATAGTTCTCAA ATTGATTTTGCATTTGATGATGCTGATATTATAGAAGAAGAAACACTTGTTGCAATCATTGGACGTCGGAGATCACACAGCGACGAGTCCATCATTCAAGAGAAG TCAATACTCAAAGCAGCCAATAAGCTTGTATTCATGATTACAGAAAACCAGTACATGGGAGGTCCTGAAGGTTCTATTCCAGTTTTGGTTCAAGCT CTCAACTGGATGGAAACTGCTGAAGAGATTGATGACCTGTTTTTAGGTGATGCAGAG GTATGGAGGAGATCATCGATAGGACAAGCTGGTCCAACAGGGGGCGATTTCCCTTTCATTACAAGAGAAGGTCACAACGTTCTTGATGTCATCTTCACATCTCCAATACAAAGCCTTG ATGCGCTGCTGTGA